In the genome of Gemmatimonadota bacterium, the window GCGGACCAGGCGGACCAGGCGGACCAGGCGGACCAGGCGGACCAGGCGGACCAGGAGACTCCACAGTGACGGACACTACCACCGAAGTCCAGATTCATCCCACGGCCATCGTGCATCCCGACGCGGAGTTGGGAGCCGGCTGCAGTATCGGTCCCTACACGATCGTGGAACCCAACGTGACTATAGGGGCGGGTACCCAGATCGCATCCAGCGCGCTGATCGGCGCCCATACCCGTATCGGCGCGGAGTGCAGGATCTATCACGGGGCCGTTGTGGGATCGATCCCCCAGGATCAGAAATTCATTGGCGAGCAGTCCACCCTGGAGATCGGAGACCGGACTTCCATCCGGGAGTTCACCACGCTGAATCGCGGGACCAGCGCCCTGGGAAAGACGGTGATCGGAAGCGATACCCTGGTCATGGCCTACGTGCACGTCGCCCACGACTGCGTAATCGGCAACCGGGTGATCCTCGCAAATGGCACGCAACTGGGCGGCCACGTGGAAATCGAGGACTTCGCCATAACCGGCGGACTCGTCGCGGTTCACCAGTTCGTCCGGATCGGGCGGAACGCCTTCATCAGCGGGGGCGGCATGGTTACCAAGGACATTTGCCCGTACGTCAAGTACGGCCACGATCCGCTGAAGCCCGTTTCACTCAACACCATCGGCCTGAAGCGCTGCGGGTTTTCCGAGGAAGCCATACGTACGCTCAAAAGGGCCTATCGACTGCTCCACCGGTCCTCGCTCAACATCTCCCAGGCGGTGATCGCGGTGACCGCGGAAGTGGAACAGACTGATGAAGTCAAATACCTGCTCGCGTTTATAGAAGAAAGCGCGCAGCGCAGCAAGCGGTACGGCCGTGGCCTGACGTCCTGATCACCCGGAGGCCGTGGCCTGACGTCCTGATCACCCGGAGGCCGCGGCGGGATCGTTGCCCCGGAAACCCCATTGCCCATCATTCCCACAGTCTAAAGAAAGGATCTGCCCATGTCGGCCGTCTCAACCGGGGGGCGTACCGTGCGTATCGCCTCGCCCATGTCACCTCCATCGTGGGCCTTGCTGGAACTGAACCTGATCAAACAGCAGGAAGAAGCCGTGGAAGCGTTCTACGATCAGTACTTCGACGAACGCGGGTACCTGCTGTGCGTCCCCCGCTGGGGCGGCGACGACGGTCCGGACGACGCGGCAGAGAACTTCGCGAACTGGCCGGAGCTCTACGCGCTCGGCGCTTCGGAGCGCGTGTATGACCTGTACAAGAAAGCCTGGGACGGCCACCTGCTGCAGTATACGGAGGCGAAGACCACCGAGGTCGAATTCGCCCGGGACGGCATGTATTTCAAGGAATTCCCCACGATGTTCGACTGGATGCACAACGGGGAGGGATTCACCGCCTTTTTCCTCCAGGGCCTGTGCGATCCGAAGGACAAGAAGTTCATAGACCGAACGCGTCGTTTCTGCGGTTTCTACACGGGCGAAGATCCCATCGCCGACAACTACATCCCCGAGCATCGCGTGATCAAGAGCATGTTCAACGGCAGTCGTGGACCGATGTTGCGTAAGGCCACCGGACTCGACTGGGCCGGCGACTCCATCGAGGTCGAGGGCCGATTCAGACTGGGGCACGGGGAACGGAACTACGAAGAGATGGTCGCCCATTTCAAGGACTACAACGATGTGGCCGGCGATCATCCGCTGAACATGGGCGTGACCACGATGACGCTGAACGCCTATATGATCAACGGCGATGAAAAGTACTTCGACTGGACGAAAGACTACATCGACGCCTGGGTGGAGCGTACCGAGCGGAACAACGGCATCATACCCTCCAATATCGGGCTGGACGGCAGCATCGGCGGGGAGTGCGGCGGAAGATGGTACGGCGGGGCGTACGGGTGGGGATTCTCGACCATCGTGCCCCAGACTGGCAAGATAGCGCACCGGCCCTACTTCCTGATCCGGGTCCACTGGAGTTTCGGCAACGGGCTGCTGCTGACCGGCGACCAGAAATACGTCGATACCTGGCGCGGCGTCGTCGAACGGGTCAACGCCCACAGCAAGGTCGAGAACGGCCGGACGCTCTATCCCCGCATGCACGGCGACGACGGCTGGTACGACTATCAGCCCGAGCCCTTCAGCGTCGGCGCGGAGCATATCTATTACTGGTCCATGGACCGCCGCGACCTGGATCGGCTGCCCATGGAAGGCTGGATCGCGTACCTGGAAGGGCAGAACCCGGACTATCCGGAGGAGGCGCTGCAGGAGGACATCTCGACCGTTCGCTCGAAGATGGAAAGGATGCGAAACGACCTGTCCTCGCCGGATACGCGTTTATCGGACGACATGAACGGCACGAATCCCGCGGAGGTGGACGCCCTGATCCGGCTCATGCTCGGCGGCATGCCCACCGGGCACTTCGGCCACCCCCTGCACTGCCGGTTCCGGTATTTCGATCCCGTGCGCGTGCGTCCCGGCATGCCAGAGGACGTGGCCGCCCTCGTGGAAGAACTCCACGACGACAGCGCCGTAGTCACGCTGGTAAATACCAACCAGGTCTCTTCCCATACCGTGACCGTCCAAGGAGGCGCCTACGGGGAGCACCAGATCCTGGAAGTGGATGACGGAAGCGGGGCCACCCCGGTCGACGGCGCCAGCTTTACGGTAACGCTCGAACCCGGATGCGGAAGCAGGCTGCGCGTGGCCATGGCCCGCTATGCCAACCGGCCGTCCTTCGCCTTCCCCTGGGAGAGATAGGAGACCCGTATGCGAAGCACAGGGAAAGGGATGCTGCTCATCCTGGGCATGTTGTTCGTCACCGCCATGCCACGGAACGCGGCCGCCCAGCAGGATAACGTGGCCGTCCTGGTGAAAAAACACAGGGCGGAAGCCATCCGCATGCGAGAGCAGATCCATCAGAACCCCGAGCTGGGCAACCGGGAGTTCAAGACGGCGAAGCTGGTGGCGGACCATCTCACCGCGTTGGGCATCGAGATCCGGACGGGCGTCGCCCATACCGGCGTGGTCGGTGTGCTGAAGGGCGGACGGCCGGGGCCGGTAGTAGCCATCCGGGCGGACATGGACGCGCTGCCCGTGACGGAGGAGACGGTATTGCCCTTCAGGTCGACCGTACGCACGACCTATCTGGGCAAGGAAGTGGGCGTGATGCACGCCTGCGGACATGACGTGCATACCGCCGTACAGTTGGGCGTGGCCTCCATACTGGCCGACATGCAAGACGACCTGCCCGGCACCGTCAAGTTCATCTTCCAACCGGCGGAAGAAGGAGCGCCGCCCGGTGAAGAGGGCGGCGCGGACCTGATGGTGCGGGAGAACGTCCTCCAGGATCCGGCGCCCGAAGCGATATTCGGCTTGCACGCACTGCCTTCACTGGAAGTGGGCACAGTCGGATATACCATCGGGCCGGCCATGGCCGCCGTCGACCATTTCATTATAAAGGTCCGGGGCAAGCAGGCCCACGGCGCCCGTCCGGAAGAGGGTATCGATCCAGTCGTCATGGCTTCCGAGATCGTGCTCGCCCTGCAGACGATCCGGTCCCGCACCCTGTCGCCCCTCGAGCCCAGCGTGGTCACGGTGGGTATCTTCCGCGGCGGCGAGCGCTTCAACATCATTCCCCGGGAAGTCCATCTCGAGGGGACTGTACGCACCTACAACCCCGAGGTCAGGGACACGGTGGAGCGCCGGATGAACTCCATCCTGGAAGGTATTACCGGAGCCTATGGCGGTTCCTTCGTATTGGACTACGACCGCGGCACCCCTTCCGTGATCAACGACCCGACACTGTCCCGGGAAATGGCCGGCTACCTGACAGGTGCGCCCGGTGTCGAGCAGGTACTGGAACTGCCCCCGACCATGGGCGGCGAGGATTTCGCCTATTTCGCCAATGTCATACCCGGGTTCTTCTACCGGCTCGGTACCACCCGGCCTGGCCAGTCTTCGGGCGGCTTGCACACCCCGACCATGACGGCGGACAGCGAATCCGTGGGGGTGGGCATGCGCGTGATGACCCACCTGGTGCTGGAGTTCCTGAATGCCAGGGCGCCGAGGTAGATCCGCCACGCCCCGTTAAGGCAGCGGCCGGACATGGGCCCCGTGCGGTACGGACTCCCAATGCCGTTCACCGGCCCCGCGTCCCTCGGACGGCCTGGCGGTAAGCCCGCGTCTGGTCCAAAGCCGTTATGCGCGTCGCTCCCTCGGTGCGTGTGCCCTCAGCCCCGGTGACGTGATACTTGTCTACATCCCCAAAGGCCGACGAACGGGCGAGGTTGCGCACCAGCACTTCGCCGATATCCACCACCGTGTGCAGCGCAAGCCCCCGTGCTTCGTATTCCCGTCGCCATGCTACCCAGTTCGCAGCATCCTTCCGGTCCAGGGGATCTGAAGAGATCAGGTGTTCCGGCGGAAACAGGTGGGACCATCCCAGGTGGCCGACCACGCGCTCGATGCGCGGAATGCTGTGGCTGGACAGGATCCCGAGTGCAAACTCGCCGGCGATTACCTCGATATGTTCCACCGGAAATCGTCCCGTCGCCTGGATCTCGTCCCGGTCGATCTGTTCGTACATGGTTTCCTTCGCGTCCAGGTGCGCCAGGGTCCTCAGGCCCATGACAACGAGTGGCTTCAAGGTATTGGCTCCTTGTTGCGAAATACAGTGACTCCGGCCGGCACGGTCGCGGCGGTACCGCCCGGTGGGTCCTGACTCGGCGGTACCACCCGGCCAGTACCGAAACGGTGGAACCCCCTGGCCCGTACCACATCGGTGGAACCGCGTGGGTAACCGGCTACCCGGACTTCACAGACCGCCGCAGGTTGCCGAGTATGGACCCGATGACGACGAGAACGGCGCCGGATATGCTGATCAGATTCAGATGCTCAGGCTGCAGCAGGCCGGGAAGGAGCGGCGCCAGGATCATCATGTCCACGACGGTGACCAGGGGCACGGCCGCCAGGACCATGCTGACCCGAAACACCTCGAGGTGTTTCAGTGATTCCACCA includes:
- the lpxA gene encoding acyl-ACP--UDP-N-acetylglucosamine O-acyltransferase, with the protein product MTDTTTEVQIHPTAIVHPDAELGAGCSIGPYTIVEPNVTIGAGTQIASSALIGAHTRIGAECRIYHGAVVGSIPQDQKFIGEQSTLEIGDRTSIREFTTLNRGTSALGKTVIGSDTLVMAYVHVAHDCVIGNRVILANGTQLGGHVEIEDFAITGGLVAVHQFVRIGRNAFISGGGMVTKDICPYVKYGHDPLKPVSLNTIGLKRCGFSEEAIRTLKRAYRLLHRSSLNISQAVIAVTAEVEQTDEVKYLLAFIEESAQRSKRYGRGLTS
- a CDS encoding amidohydrolase produces the protein MRSTGKGMLLILGMLFVTAMPRNAAAQQDNVAVLVKKHRAEAIRMREQIHQNPELGNREFKTAKLVADHLTALGIEIRTGVAHTGVVGVLKGGRPGPVVAIRADMDALPVTEETVLPFRSTVRTTYLGKEVGVMHACGHDVHTAVQLGVASILADMQDDLPGTVKFIFQPAEEGAPPGEEGGADLMVRENVLQDPAPEAIFGLHALPSLEVGTVGYTIGPAMAAVDHFIIKVRGKQAHGARPEEGIDPVVMASEIVLALQTIRSRTLSPLEPSVVTVGIFRGGERFNIIPREVHLEGTVRTYNPEVRDTVERRMNSILEGITGAYGGSFVLDYDRGTPSVINDPTLSREMAGYLTGAPGVEQVLELPPTMGGEDFAYFANVIPGFFYRLGTTRPGQSSGGLHTPTMTADSESVGVGMRVMTHLVLEFLNARAPR